From a single Okeanomitos corallinicola TIOX110 genomic region:
- a CDS encoding FHA domain-containing protein gives MTNLQIQLSWEDPTTGERIQPQLNAPIAFGREFGKLPAEIGGQRVSRILLNSNEVSRYHALIDWEQDWEQNNFIVIDQNSSNGVLVNGQKQTRCQLANGDTLQIGPYIITITFGLNATTVTPNHSSTIQFNPNTNIPDPNISPVTPVSSNFPPPEFNNHKVDLQAIHATGLPVDECDYLAVGAGLGSFIWVDLLRISGVKAENIVALGLEPEPYARYKRLCLNSQIPLHERLRSNSDSCPDNIWGWPSYALRESWHDLIKGDVKSALRYLWQVFNEPTFAETYTPRASNVFDSIDREIKRIGWEQIYRYGRVRSIRKTEDGRYCIAYSRSPGDYAFLVCRYLHLATGYPAIQFLPDLQAYREKYQDFKSVVNAYEDHNHVYEELEKHGGTVLIRGRGIVASRIIQRIYEVRKQNRNITVLHLMRSPKPQGNKFQKAQRAVKNHYEFQPFNWPKACWGGELRVMLEKATPEERQRLLTDWGGTTTADRSDWQNIVAEGIKEGWYQITFGQVVAVERDAENNTITHIQEKGFGEMKLTAKFIVDATGLDAKVNVNPLLEDLVKHYNLPLNHLERLVVGNNFELIEMRNTKGQMYAAGAITLGGPYAAVDSFLGLQYSALVTVDGMYTARAPGVKRFNTFSSLQQWIKWVLNQKP, from the coding sequence ATGACTAATTTACAAATTCAATTAAGTTGGGAAGATCCAACTACGGGAGAAAGAATCCAACCTCAGTTAAATGCTCCCATTGCTTTTGGTAGAGAATTTGGTAAGTTACCGGCAGAAATTGGTGGTCAACGTGTCTCACGGATACTATTAAATAGTAATGAAGTATCTCGCTATCATGCTTTAATTGATTGGGAGCAAGATTGGGAACAAAATAATTTTATTGTCATTGACCAAAATAGTTCTAATGGTGTGTTAGTTAATGGTCAAAAACAAACACGCTGTCAGTTAGCTAATGGCGATACTTTGCAAATTGGGCCATATATTATTACTATCACATTTGGTCTTAATGCTACTACTGTAACTCCTAATCATTCTTCAACTATTCAATTTAATCCTAATACTAATATTCCCGATCCAAATATATCTCCTGTTACACCTGTATCTAGTAATTTTCCACCACCAGAATTTAATAATCATAAAGTTGATTTACAGGCTATTCATGCGACGGGTTTACCTGTGGATGAATGTGATTATTTAGCGGTTGGTGCTGGTTTAGGTAGTTTTATTTGGGTTGATTTATTAAGAATTAGTGGTGTTAAAGCTGAAAATATTGTTGCTTTGGGATTAGAACCAGAACCCTATGCACGTTATAAAAGATTGTGTTTAAATTCCCAAATTCCTTTACATGAAAGGTTGCGTTCTAATTCTGATTCTTGTCCTGATAATATTTGGGGTTGGCCTAGTTATGCGTTAAGAGAATCTTGGCATGATTTAATTAAAGGTGATGTTAAATCTGCATTGAGATATTTATGGCAAGTTTTTAATGAACCAACTTTTGCAGAAACTTATACTCCCCGTGCTAGTAATGTTTTTGATTCTATAGATAGGGAAATTAAACGCATTGGTTGGGAACAAATCTATCGCTATGGAAGGGTGAGATCAATTAGAAAAACTGAAGATGGTAGATATTGCATTGCTTACTCTCGTAGTCCGGGAGATTATGCTTTTTTAGTTTGTCGTTATTTACATTTAGCTACGGGATATCCAGCTATTCAATTTTTACCAGATTTACAAGCTTATCGGGAAAAATATCAAGATTTTAAGTCTGTAGTCAATGCCTATGAAGACCATAATCATGTATATGAAGAGTTAGAAAAACATGGTGGTACAGTTTTAATTCGCGGACGGGGTATTGTAGCTTCTCGTATTATTCAGCGTATTTATGAGGTGAGAAAACAAAATCGGAATATTACAGTTTTACATTTAATGCGATCGCCTAAACCCCAAGGTAATAAATTTCAAAAAGCCCAACGTGCAGTTAAAAATCACTACGAGTTTCAACCTTTTAATTGGCCAAAAGCTTGTTGGGGTGGTGAACTAAGAGTGATGTTAGAAAAAGCGACTCCAGAGGAACGTCAACGTCTATTAACTGACTGGGGAGGAACTACGACAGCAGATCGTTCAGACTGGCAAAACATAGTTGCAGAAGGTATTAAAGAAGGTTGGTATCAAATCACATTTGGTCAAGTTGTTGCAGTAGAAAGAGATGCCGAAAATAATACTATTACCCATATTCAAGAAAAGGGTTTTGGCGAAATGAAACTGACTGCAAAATTTATTGTTGACGCTACTGGACTTGATGCCAAAGTTAATGTTAATCCCCTTTTAGAAGATTTGGTAAAACATTATAATTTACCTTTAAATCATTTAGAAAGATTAGTAGTAGGAAACAATTTTGAATTAATAGAAATGCGTAATACTAAAGGTCAAATGTATGCAGCAGGGGCAATAACTTTAGGTGGACCCTATGCGGCTGTTGATAGTTTTTTAGGTTTGCAATATTCAGCCCTAGTTACTGTTGATGGGATGTACACTGCCCGTGCGCCTGGTGTGAAACGTTTTAATACTTTTAGTTCTTTACAGCAGTGGATAAAATGGGTTTTGAATCAAAAACCTTAA
- a CDS encoding glycoside hydrolase family 10 protein: protein MTWQQRFFKNLFIWLCLISFSTVLLTNYFIPANAQIPRQEIRGVWITNNDLNVFKNREKVTEAVTKLRQLNFNTIYPVVWNSGYVMYPSHVAKQIDIQPFVFRGSDGHDILADIINQAHRQNLLVVPWFEFGFMTPPTSELALNKPEWLTQKRNGGETSVSAAGEVAWLNPFHPEVQQFITNLLVELAYKYDIDGIQFDDHTSLPHEFGYDKYTVSLYRQEMQKNPPANSQDPEWVKWRADKITDFMVRLNQRIKQIKPKVIFSVSPNYYDFAYKLQLQDWLSWVRLNIVDELIVQVYRDNLASFTSKLERPEMQEVQQKIPTGVGIMAGLRTNPVSIQQIKTQVRTSQRRGLGVVFFYYETLWNHASESFQERLAGFKTLFPYPAVRLAAE from the coding sequence ATGACTTGGCAGCAAAGATTTTTTAAAAACCTATTTATATGGTTGTGTTTAATCTCCTTCAGTACAGTTTTATTAACCAATTATTTCATTCCTGCTAATGCGCAAATACCGCGTCAAGAAATTCGTGGTGTATGGATTACCAATAATGACTTAAACGTCTTTAAAAATCGTGAAAAGGTGACAGAAGCAGTCACAAAATTAAGGCAATTAAACTTCAATACTATTTATCCTGTAGTTTGGAATTCTGGTTATGTTATGTATCCTAGTCATGTAGCTAAACAAATTGATATTCAACCATTTGTATTTCGTGGTTCAGATGGTCATGATATTCTTGCAGATATAATTAATCAAGCCCATCGTCAAAATTTACTTGTAGTTCCTTGGTTTGAATTTGGGTTTATGACTCCTCCCACTTCAGAACTAGCACTAAATAAACCAGAATGGTTAACACAAAAACGTAATGGTGGAGAAACTTCTGTTAGTGCTGCGGGTGAGGTTGCATGGTTAAATCCTTTCCACCCAGAAGTACAGCAATTTATTACTAATTTGCTAGTAGAACTTGCTTATAAATATGATATTGATGGCATCCAATTTGATGATCATACCAGCTTACCCCATGAATTTGGCTACGATAAATATACAGTTTCTTTATATCGTCAAGAGATGCAGAAAAACCCACCAGCTAATTCCCAAGACCCAGAATGGGTAAAATGGAGAGCAGATAAAATTACAGATTTCATGGTGAGACTTAATCAAAGAATTAAGCAAATCAAACCAAAAGTAATCTTTTCTGTATCCCCTAATTATTACGATTTTGCTTATAAACTACAATTACAAGATTGGTTAAGTTGGGTGAGATTAAACATAGTAGATGAACTAATTGTTCAAGTTTATCGTGATAATTTAGCCAGTTTTACTTCTAAACTTGAACGTCCCGAAATGCAAGAAGTACAGCAGAAAATTCCTACCGGTGTGGGAATAATGGCAGGTTTAAGAACTAACCCAGTATCAATTCAACAAATTAAAACCCAGGTGAGAACTTCTCAAAGACGGGGATTAGGTGTAGTTTTCTTCTACTATGAAACTTTATGGAATCACGCCTCAGAATCATTTCAAGAACGTCTAGCCGGATTTAAAACTCTTTTCCCTTATCCCGCTGTCAGATTAGCCGCCGAATAG
- a CDS encoding GDSL-type esterase/lipase family protein, which translates to MQTVKPSSSMLSVAPKLCQPLKIVALGDSLVYGYGDPEKGGWVEQLRRWWMLPDSVGHVLYNLGVRGDRTQQVSQRLEAEFRHRGEIRNCVPDLIILSVGVNDSPRLGRPNGKNCTDFNQFETEIYTLLDKAQKLCPVLFVGMIPVNESKMPFLDCLYFNHEDQYRYKEATRTACQQRKIPYLDIFDQWMSHSENWRNERITNDGIHPNTLGYQDLLEAVLNWDELSRYHCQLDYQLKL; encoded by the coding sequence ATGCAAACTGTAAAGCCTTCGTCGTCAATGCTATCTGTAGCCCCAAAACTATGCCAGCCTTTAAAAATAGTCGCTTTGGGAGATAGCTTAGTATATGGATACGGTGATCCAGAAAAAGGTGGTTGGGTGGAACAACTGCGCCGGTGGTGGATGTTACCGGATAGTGTGGGTCATGTGCTTTATAATTTGGGGGTAAGGGGCGATCGCACTCAGCAAGTTTCCCAACGCTTAGAAGCAGAATTTCGTCACCGGGGAGAAATTAGAAACTGTGTACCGGATCTAATTATCCTCTCTGTTGGTGTCAATGACTCACCCCGTTTAGGTCGTCCTAACGGCAAAAATTGTACAGATTTCAACCAATTTGAAACGGAAATTTATACATTATTAGACAAAGCACAAAAATTATGTCCTGTTCTGTTTGTCGGGATGATTCCTGTGAATGAAAGCAAAATGCCTTTTTTAGATTGTTTATATTTCAATCATGAAGATCAATATCGTTATAAAGAAGCGACGCGTACAGCTTGTCAACAAAGAAAAATTCCCTATTTAGACATATTTGATCAATGGATGTCTCATAGTGAAAATTGGCGCAATGAACGCATCACTAATGATGGAATTCACCCTAATACTCTTGGTTATCAAGATTTATTAGAAGCCGTTCTCAATTGGGATGAATTATCTAGATATCATTGTCAATTGGATTATCAACTTAAACTGTAA
- a CDS encoding TspO/MBR family protein produces MNQSNNIGIVEKFVNTVIGVKPGNQTHSLSTSATTKEIDIKAVIIYKLGTILQIGVMVVVLLGMEKLVSLIDNNSAFPSWFSTLVTALFFALLSIRSRIFSLLDNTRSRTTYDQVIRPRWSPPPLVFPIVWMLIAVLRVISSVLIWQNMNHQFLVLPLILFVIHLAVGDTWNTIFTVERRLGAAVPVVILGPWLSAIVVTAIYWQTVPLAGMILSFSCVWLTVASALVFRIWQLNGSEPLYPLKLVSLEE; encoded by the coding sequence ATGAATCAATCCAATAATATTGGCATAGTGGAAAAGTTTGTCAACACAGTGATCGGTGTAAAACCAGGAAATCAAACACATTCCCTAAGTACATCAGCAACAACAAAAGAAATAGATATCAAAGCAGTTATAATTTATAAATTAGGGACTATCTTACAAATAGGTGTGATGGTTGTTGTGTTACTAGGAATGGAAAAGTTAGTCAGTTTAATTGATAATAACTCAGCTTTTCCCAGTTGGTTTAGCACTTTAGTAACTGCATTGTTTTTTGCTTTATTAAGTATCCGTTCCCGCATTTTTTCGTTGTTAGATAATACCCGTTCTCGGACAACTTATGATCAGGTAATTAGACCAAGATGGTCTCCTCCTCCTTTAGTATTTCCTATTGTTTGGATGCTAATTGCTGTTTTAAGGGTGATTTCTTCGGTGTTAATTTGGCAAAATATGAATCACCAATTTTTAGTATTACCTTTAATTTTATTTGTGATCCATCTAGCTGTAGGTGATACTTGGAATACGATTTTTACAGTAGAACGCAGATTAGGTGCTGCTGTTCCTGTAGTAATTTTAGGACCTTGGTTATCTGCGATAGTGGTAACGGCAATTTATTGGCAAACTGTACCTTTAGCGGGAATGATTTTATCTTTTTCCTGTGTGTGGTTAACTGTTGCTTCTGCGTTGGTATTTAGAATTTGGCAGTTAAATGGATCTGAACCTTTATATCCTTTAAAATTAGTATCTTTGGAGGAATAA
- a CDS encoding DUF488 family protein: MKTFTIGHSNHTIESFLELLQKHDITALADVRSSPYSRRFPQFNQSSLKAALKTVNIAYVPLGDNLGARPSDRSCYVDGMARYDLIATTEAFKVGLNRLIQGSHKFQLSLMCAEQDPIVCHRAILISPHLKISGLDIYHILKNGNLESNEDLENRVLKQHNLYELLPENQSHVKQLSLFDMQSVPTIEKQFTRAELVEKAYQLQAEKVAYTENKDDHE; the protein is encoded by the coding sequence ATGAAAACTTTTACTATTGGACATTCAAATCATACCATTGAATCTTTTCTTGAACTGTTACAAAAACACGATATTACAGCTTTAGCTGATGTGCGTTCTAGTCCCTATAGTCGCAGATTTCCCCAGTTTAATCAATCTAGTTTAAAAGCAGCATTGAAAACTGTCAATATTGCTTATGTTCCCTTGGGTGATAATTTGGGTGCGCGTCCTAGTGATAGAAGTTGTTATGTAGATGGGATGGCCAGATATGATTTAATTGCTACGACGGAAGCATTTAAAGTTGGCTTAAATCGTTTAATTCAAGGTTCACATAAATTCCAACTTAGTTTAATGTGTGCAGAACAAGACCCCATTGTTTGTCATCGGGCAATTTTGATTTCTCCACATCTTAAAATTTCAGGTTTGGATATTTATCATATTCTTAAAAATGGGAATTTAGAATCTAATGAAGATTTAGAAAACCGGGTTTTAAAACAGCATAATTTATATGAATTATTACCCGAAAATCAAAGTCATGTTAAACAGCTTTCTCTGTTTGATATGCAGTCTGTTCCAACTATAGAAAAACAGTTTACCCGTGCGGAGTTGGTTGAAAAAGCATATCAATTACAAGCTGAAAAAGTCGCTTATACTGAAAATAAGGATGACCATGAATAA
- a CDS encoding DUF488 domain-containing protein, protein MNKDNDKNQELDLFTIGFTQKKAEQFFETLIKSGVKRVIDTRLNNVSQLAGFAKKQDLQYFLQKIAGIEYIHILDLAPTKDILDAYKKKEITWDVYEERFNLLISQRQIEKKVSIDMIDKSCLLCSELKPHNCHRRLVAEYLQGKLDKHIKIHHL, encoded by the coding sequence ATGAATAAGGATAATGATAAAAATCAAGAACTTGATTTATTTACGATTGGTTTTACTCAAAAAAAAGCAGAACAGTTTTTTGAAACCTTAATTAAATCCGGTGTGAAAAGGGTGATTGATACCCGATTAAATAACGTTTCTCAACTTGCAGGATTTGCAAAAAAGCAGGATTTACAATATTTTCTCCAGAAAATTGCAGGTATTGAATATATCCATATTCTTGATTTAGCACCGACTAAAGATATTCTGGATGCTTATAAAAAGAAAGAAATAACTTGGGATGTTTATGAGGAAAGATTCAATCTGCTGATTTCACAACGACAAATTGAAAAGAAAGTATCTATAGATATGATAGATAAAAGTTGTTTGTTATGTAGTGAACTGAAACCCCATAACTGTCATCGTCGGTTAGTTGCTGAATACTTGCAAGGTAAATTAGATAAACATATCAAAATTCATCATCTTTAA
- a CDS encoding 2TM domain-containing protein, with amino-acid sequence MTYNSEEMQQILEVAFKRQQQGEFTREQIIEIASELGVSSESLKAAEQEWLTKQVEVKKDRMSNNQKRQEFKSHLITFIAVNGFLILLNLFTSPGYFWAIFPLLGWGLGLLLHWVNVSKM; translated from the coding sequence ATGACTTACAATTCAGAGGAAATGCAACAAATCCTCGAAGTTGCTTTTAAACGTCAGCAGCAGGGAGAATTTACACGGGAACAGATAATAGAAATTGCATCAGAATTAGGTGTTTCTTCAGAATCGTTAAAAGCTGCGGAACAAGAATGGTTAACAAAACAAGTGGAAGTGAAAAAAGATCGGATGTCCAATAATCAAAAACGCCAAGAATTCAAGTCTCATTTAATTACTTTTATTGCAGTTAATGGGTTTTTGATTTTATTGAATTTATTCACAAGTCCTGGATATTTTTGGGCAATTTTTCCGCTTTTAGGGTGGGGTTTAGGTTTGCTGTTACATTGGGTGAATGTTTCTAAAATGTAA
- a CDS encoding Rpn family recombination-promoting nuclease/putative transposase, whose product MHTDTVFYQIFLTFHTLLFEILGEPTENAKDYQFTSVEVKEKAFRFDGIFMTDNVEKPIYFVEVQFQPKPDFYWELIAEINIYLNQFKPVQDWQAIALFAKRSLDVGKLTAYQQELIDSERIKRIYLDELPPGSIGMGLIELIVSQETQAPSLVKNLMERTKTEIDNDREKQGIIELLETVLLSKFSQLSRQEIEAMFLVSDIKQTRVYQEAKQEGKQEGRQEGRQEGRQDEAINLLLRILSKRFGKLGDSYIQNINSLNIEQLEKLGESLLDFTDINDLETWLKSEID is encoded by the coding sequence ATGCACACAGACACGGTATTCTACCAAATATTCCTGACATTTCACACCCTATTATTTGAAATTTTGGGTGAACCGACAGAAAATGCCAAAGATTATCAATTCACCTCTGTAGAAGTGAAAGAAAAAGCATTTCGATTTGATGGAATTTTTATGACAGATAATGTAGAAAAACCCATCTATTTTGTGGAAGTGCAATTTCAACCAAAACCAGACTTTTACTGGGAATTAATAGCAGAAATAAACATTTATCTAAATCAATTTAAACCCGTACAAGATTGGCAAGCAATAGCTTTATTTGCAAAACGCAGTTTAGATGTAGGAAAACTGACTGCTTATCAACAAGAATTGATTGATAGTGAGAGAATTAAAAGAATTTATTTAGATGAATTACCACCAGGTTCAATTGGGATGGGGTTAATTGAGTTAATTGTGAGTCAAGAAACACAAGCACCGTCATTAGTGAAAAACCTCATGGAAAGAACCAAAACAGAAATTGACAATGACAGAGAAAAACAAGGTATTATAGAATTGTTAGAGACTGTTTTATTGTCAAAATTTTCACAATTAAGCCGTCAGGAGATAGAAGCAATGTTTTTAGTGAGTGATATTAAGCAAACCAGAGTATATCAAGAAGCAAAGCAAGAAGGTAAACAGGAAGGTAGACAGGAAGGTAGACAAGAAGGTAGACAAGATGAAGCAATAAATTTACTATTAAGGATATTATCTAAACGGTTTGGAAAGTTGGGTGATAGTTATATTCAAAATATAAATAGTTTGAACATAGAACAATTGGAAAAGCTAGGAGAATCATTATTAGATTTTACAGATATTAATGATTTGGAAACATGGTTAAAGTCTGAGATAGATTAG
- the trpE gene encoding anthranilate synthase component I produces the protein MMFPDFQQFTKLAQQGNFVPVYQEWVADLDTPVSAWYKVCAERPYSFLLESVEGGEKVGRYSLLGCDPLWILEARGDQTTQKHRHGSEQVFTGDPFTVLADCLAPYQPVKLPQLPSGIGGLFGFWGYELINWIEPRVPIHAQDERNIPDGLWMQVDHLLIFDQVKRKIWAIAYADLRNNENLEIAYQKACDRIQEMVSKLSLTISPENTKLPWKSPQNKPKAGIEEYTSNFTKPEFCASVEKAKEYIKAGDIFQVVISQRLSTEYTGDPFALYRSLRQINPSPYMAFFNFQDWQIIGSSPEVMVKAERDEEGGIIATVRPIAGTRPRGKTTKEDDALATDLLQDPKEVAEHIMLVDLGRNDLGRVCKNGSVKVDELMIIERYSHVMHIVSNVVGELADDKTAWDLLKASFPAGTVSGAPKIRAMEIINELEPTRRGVYSGVYGYYDFEGQLNTAIAIRTMVLNNNIVTVQAGAGLVADSEPEKEYEETLNKARGLLEAIRCLR, from the coding sequence ATGATGTTCCCCGATTTCCAGCAATTTACAAAACTCGCTCAACAAGGTAATTTTGTCCCTGTCTATCAAGAATGGGTAGCTGATTTAGATACTCCTGTTTCTGCTTGGTACAAGGTTTGTGCAGAACGACCTTACAGTTTTTTACTAGAGTCAGTGGAAGGTGGAGAAAAGGTAGGACGTTATAGTTTATTAGGTTGTGATCCGCTGTGGATTTTAGAAGCAAGGGGAGATCAGACTACCCAAAAACATCGTCATGGTTCTGAACAAGTTTTTACCGGTGATCCGTTTACGGTTTTGGCAGATTGTTTAGCACCTTATCAGCCAGTAAAATTACCACAGTTACCTTCGGGAATTGGTGGTTTATTTGGGTTTTGGGGCTATGAGTTAATTAATTGGATTGAACCCCGTGTACCAATTCATGCTCAAGATGAGCGGAATATCCCTGATGGTTTATGGATGCAGGTGGATCATTTATTAATTTTTGATCAGGTAAAACGCAAAATTTGGGCGATCGCCTATGCAGATTTAAGGAACAATGAAAACTTAGAAATTGCCTATCAAAAAGCGTGCGATCGCATTCAAGAAATGGTAAGTAAATTATCCTTAACCATATCACCAGAAAATACTAAATTACCTTGGAAATCACCCCAAAATAAACCCAAAGCGGGAATAGAAGAATACACCAGCAATTTTACTAAACCAGAGTTTTGTGCCAGTGTGGAAAAAGCCAAGGAATACATTAAAGCTGGTGATATTTTCCAAGTTGTAATTTCTCAACGTTTATCAACAGAATATACAGGCGATCCTTTTGCCTTATATCGTTCTTTACGCCAAATTAACCCCTCACCTTACATGGCGTTTTTTAACTTCCAAGACTGGCAAATTATTGGTTCTAGTCCTGAAGTGATGGTGAAAGCAGAACGAGACGAAGAAGGTGGAATTATCGCTACAGTTAGACCAATTGCCGGCACAAGACCGAGAGGAAAAACAACTAAAGAAGATGATGCTTTAGCAACGGATTTATTACAAGATCCGAAGGAAGTTGCCGAACATATCATGTTAGTTGATTTAGGACGCAATGATTTAGGAAGAGTTTGTAAAAATGGCAGTGTAAAAGTTGATGAATTAATGATAATTGAACGTTACTCTCATGTCATGCACATTGTTAGTAACGTAGTTGGTGAATTAGCAGATGATAAGACTGCATGGGATTTATTAAAAGCTTCTTTTCCTGCGGGAACTGTTAGCGGTGCGCCAAAAATTCGGGCCATGGAAATCATTAATGAATTAGAACCAACCAGGAGAGGTGTGTATTCTGGGGTGTATGGATATTATGATTTTGAAGGACAATTAAATACTGCGATCGCTATTAGAACAATGGTATTAAATAATAATATTGTTACAGTCCAAGCAGGTGCAGGATTAGTAGCAGATTCCGAACCAGAAAAAGAATACGAAGAAACATTAAATAAAGCTAGAGGTTTATTAGAAGCAATTCGTTGTTTACGATGA
- a CDS encoding photosystem I reaction center subunit II PsaD: MATLTGQTPIFGGSTGGLLTKAKVEEKYAITWTSPKEQVFEMPTGGAATMVKGENLLYIARKEYGIALGAQLRKFKITDYKVYRILPNGETTAIHPADGVFPEKVNEGREMVRHVPRRIGQNPSPAQLKFSGKATHDA, from the coding sequence ATGGCAACTCTAACTGGACAAACCCCGATATTCGGCGGTAGCACTGGCGGTCTACTTACCAAAGCTAAAGTAGAAGAAAAGTATGCTATCACCTGGACTAGCCCCAAAGAGCAAGTTTTTGAAATGCCCACTGGTGGCGCTGCTACAATGGTCAAAGGCGAAAACTTGCTTTACATCGCTCGCAAGGAGTATGGAATCGCTTTAGGCGCTCAACTCCGCAAGTTCAAAATCACTGACTACAAAGTTTACCGGATTCTCCCCAATGGCGAAACCACCGCTATCCACCCCGCTGATGGTGTGTTCCCTGAAAAGGTAAACGAAGGTCGTGAAATGGTTCGCCACGTACCCCGCAGAATTGGTCAAAATCCTAGCCCTGCACAACTCAAGTTCAGTGGTAAGGCTACCCATGACGCATAA
- a CDS encoding Uma2 family endonuclease → MLQIPTKPLTLEEFLQLPETKPASEYIDGKIIQKPMPQGEHSVIQTEICPAINGVLKTRKIARAFSELRCTFGSRSIVPDVSVFVWDRIPRKENGGVANAFNLAPDWTIEILSPDQSQTKVTKNILHCLHHGTQLGWLIDPKDQTVLIFIPDQLPQVFDESQQQLIVPNFAVELQLTVGELFGWLLE, encoded by the coding sequence ATGTTACAAATACCAACTAAACCTTTAACCTTAGAAGAGTTTTTACAGCTACCAGAAACTAAACCTGCTAGTGAATATATTGATGGTAAAATTATCCAAAAGCCCATGCCTCAAGGTGAACATAGTGTAATTCAAACTGAAATTTGCCCCGCTATCAATGGAGTTCTTAAAACCAGGAAAATTGCTAGAGCATTTTCAGAATTACGGTGTACTTTTGGCAGTCGTTCCATCGTTCCTGATGTGTCTGTATTTGTTTGGGATCGGATTCCTCGTAAAGAGAATGGCGGTGTGGCAAATGCGTTTAATTTAGCACCTGATTGGACAATTGAAATCCTATCACCGGATCAAAGTCAAACTAAGGTAACAAAAAATATTCTTCACTGTCTCCATCATGGTACTCAATTAGGTTGGTTGATAGATCCCAAGGATCAAACAGTGTTAATTTTTATTCCTGATCAACTTCCGCAAGTCTTTGATGAATCACAACAACAATTAATTGTACCAAACTTCGCTGTGGAGCTACAATTGACTGTTGGAGAGTTATTTGGTTGGCTGTTGGAGTGA
- a CDS encoding phosphodiester glycosidase family protein has protein sequence MKKLFLLSILISSAGLILGCDDMVANSVPKSAAPKKSQKCAGNNPGFSIEFFKTNNQGERYSRGINHVILFNPKSPKLDFKVNVGLAHQIYAKDSRGNFKRQYIPKFFSQLVADENSQLNSRKPIAAINADYIDTVNKPQGLNISRGVEYSGAFKSRRSSFAISGGSPSQRVATIGIGKRGSNLLNYNVVGGNGRFYSQGQFKDICKALGEFACKGAINRSMVAITSKGYVIFLVNDMKANSSIAISANNKELLPSQFDDVLTGIARNNCLGRIQEGMLFDGGMSPGLFYNNKVYVENFGPIGSVFLIYKK, from the coding sequence ATGAAAAAATTGTTTTTATTATCTATTTTAATTAGTAGCGCAGGGTTAATATTAGGTTGTGATGATATGGTAGCTAATTCTGTACCAAAATCAGCCGCACCAAAAAAATCTCAAAAATGCGCTGGTAATAATCCTGGTTTTAGTATTGAATTTTTTAAGACTAATAATCAAGGGGAAAGATATTCTAGGGGAATTAATCATGTAATTCTGTTTAATCCTAAATCACCAAAGTTGGATTTTAAGGTGAATGTGGGTTTAGCTCATCAAATCTATGCTAAAGATAGTAGAGGAAATTTTAAAAGACAATATATACCTAAATTTTTTAGTCAATTGGTAGCTGATGAAAATTCTCAATTGAATAGTAGAAAACCAATTGCAGCTATTAACGCTGATTATATAGATACGGTGAATAAACCCCAAGGTTTAAATATTTCCCGTGGGGTGGAATATTCTGGTGCTTTTAAAAGTCGGCGTTCTTCATTTGCTATTTCTGGGGGTAGTCCTAGTCAACGTGTTGCTACTATTGGGATTGGGAAAAGAGGATCTAATTTACTTAATTATAATGTTGTGGGAGGTAATGGCAGATTTTATAGTCAAGGTCAATTTAAAGATATTTGTAAAGCTTTGGGTGAATTTGCTTGTAAAGGTGCAATTAATCGTTCTATGGTAGCAATTACCAGTAAAGGTTATGTGATATTTTTAGTTAATGATATGAAAGCTAATTCTAGTATTGCTATTTCTGCAAATAATAAAGAGTTGTTACCTAGTCAGTTTGATGATGTGTTAACAGGAATTGCTAGAAATAATTGTTTAGGGAGAATTCAAGAAGGGATGTTATTTGATGGGGGAATGTCTCCGGGTTTATTTTATAATAATAAGGTTTATGTGGAAAATTTTGGGCCGATTGGTTCGGTGTTTTTGATTTATAAAAAGTAA